A region of the Paracoccaceae bacterium genome:
GCGCCTCGGCCAGCGCGGCCCCCCGGCTGTCGAGCGACTGGATGCCCAGCATCGGCAGGCCGCGCCTGTCCAGCAGATACAGCCCGTTGCCATGCCCGGCCAGCCCGATGCAGGCAACGCGCCCGCCCGCGCCCCCGGCCTGTTCCAGGCAGCCCGCGATTGCGGTGCGCGCATTCGCCCACAGTTCGGCGACCGGGCGTTCCACCATCCCGGCGGCAGGTTTCAGCGTGGTGCCGTCGATGCCATGCCGCGCGATCTGGTGTCCGGCCCGGTCGAACAGCACGGCCTTGACGACGGTGTTGCCGATGTCGATGCCAAGGATCAGGTCAGGCGCCACGGCGGTAGATCTCCCATGCCGCCGGACCGTCCGCACCGTCGTGGATGATCGCCATCAGGGCGGCCACGACGGCGCCCGGATTGGCGTGCTGATAGATGTTGCGGCCATAGACCAGGCCACGCGCGCCCTGCGCCACCAGAGCCGCCGATTTTTCCAGAACCACCCGCAGGTCTTCCTTGCCGCCGCCGCGCGCCAGCACCGGGACACGGGCGGCCTCGACCACCCGGTGGAAATCGTCCGGGTTGGTGGTCGGATCCGCCTTGATGATGTCGGCCCCCATCTCGGTCGCCAGCCGGACCAGCGTGACGATCTTCTCGGCATCGCCATCCACCTGATAGCCGCCGCGCACCTCGTTCGGCAACATGACGAGCGGCTCGATCATCAAGGGCATGCCATAGCGCGTGCAGTCCGCACGGACCCGCGCGATGTTGGCGACGCACTGGCGGAACAGGTCCGGCTCGTCCGGCAGCATGAAAAGGTTGACCACCACGCAGGCCGCATCCATCTCGACCGCCGGCAGCACCGGCTCGGCGGCATTCTGCAGTTCGGCCCACATGACGCGGTGGCGGGCGGCATTGTAGGGGTTTCCCATGTCCAGGCGCATCACCAGTGCCGGCTTGTCGCGTTCGGGCCTCGCCTGCAGCAGGTCGGCCTGACCATA
Encoded here:
- a CDS encoding aldolase; this translates as MKITPKVRMNRMFRHGGCLDVAVDHGVCNEPGFLVGLEDMGRVVDMLVAAQPDAIQMSYGQADLLQARPERDKPALVMRLDMGNPYNAARHRVMWAELQNAAEPVLPAVEMDAACVVVNLFMLPDEPDLFRQCVANIARVRADCTRYGMPLMIEPLVMLPNEVRGGYQVDGDAEKIVTLVRLATEMGADIIKADPTTNPDDFHRVVEAARVPVLARGGGKEDLRVVLEKSAALVAQGARGLVYGRNIYQHANPGAVVAALMAIIHDGADGPAAWEIYRRGA